The Microbacterium schleiferi genome contains the following window.
GCCCGGGCGGGAGAGATCCCCGGACTCGGGGGTGAGGTTCGCCGGTTCGACATCTCAGCGGCCCGGGAGGTCGAGGCGAGCGCGGGCTTCCAAGGCATCCGGTAGTCGTTCGCCTGATCGGGAGCCCCGGTGTCTTCGGATGCCGGGGCTTTCGACTGTCGGCGCTACTCCTCGGGGGTTCGCCCACTCTGCACTGCGAGCCTGGACCGGCTCAGGCGCATGGTCACGCTCTCCGGGATCTCCCGATCTCCACACGCTGCGACGTAACGCTCCAGGAATGCGAGTTCATGGGGAAACTCCCGGAGACGGCGGAGGACCACTGAGATCTGCTCGGACGGCCACGGATCCGGGACCTCGCCGGTCACGACGCTCTCGCGCTCTGCGGCGTAGATGCACTGCTCCAGGAGATCGCGCGCCTCCTCGAACCGCTTCTGCCGCTTGAGTTCCGAGATCGAGGGCTTGAGCAGCGGCCAGTACTGCCCATCGACCTCGCCAGCGGTGCGGCGGGCCTCCTTGTGGGCTTCTCGCGCGGCCTTCTCGGCCTCCTTGCGTGCCTTCTCCGCTTCCCACTCTGCGATGTCTGCCTCGGATCGCTGACGATCGGCGGCGTAGTCCTTTTCGCTCTCCCGCTCTCCAGAGAATGCGAGGGTCACTCGGCCTCTCCAGGTGCCGTCGTCGTTTCGTGCCCAGACTCGGGCGAGGACGGTGGCGACGTTCCCTCTGCCGACTCCCCGGCAAGCCCTCGTGACGGAGGCGCTGACCTCCTGCGGGACGTGGCCGACCTGCTCGCCCATGACGACGACACGGACGGCGTTGGGATCGTACTTGTTGTCGGGCTCGGGGATGAGCCACGCGGTCTGCATGGTCACGCCACCCTCGGGGCGTCCGAGGTTCCGGAAGATCTTGCCGATGCCGTCGCGGTAGTAGGCCTCGCCCGAGACTTCGAGATCCTCGCGGAAGTCGACCGGGACCTCGCGACCAGGAGCGGCTGCTGGTGGTGCGGGCTGGGCGCGTGGAGCGGGTGTGGGCTCCACCTTCGCTTTGTCGCTGCCGAACAGTTTGGACAAGAACCCGGCCATTGGTGCCCTTCGTCGTGTGCGGGAGCCCCCGGCGTCCCGTCTTGGCCGAGTCTAGTGATCGGCCTCAGACCTGCGATCGGGCGGTTGTCTGGAGAAGTCGATCGCCTCATACAGAGCCCTGTGTCTACTGATGGCGGGGCTCTCCGCCTTCAGGGCACGCGGTAGTCGTGCGGGTCAGTGTCTAGGACCGGGCGATCATCGGCTATCCCAGGATTGTCGCGAATCTCGGCCATGGTCGCCTCCGGATCGCGTATCCAACCGCGCACCCGTGAATCGATGACGGAGAGTGCGGTCATCATCTCGTCCGGCGTAGAAACATCGACCGAGCGAGCGTAGGTGGATACCCACCGGGAGAACTTGCCCGCCGACCGCTCGTTCGCCGCCAACTGGAGGGCGGACATCCCCGGGGTGTGCTTCTCCGCGATCGCCTGAAATATCGTCTCCACGTCAGCGCCGCCGAATCGTTGAGAAAGCACATCGTTTGTCATCTGCTGGAGTTTCGCGGCGAATGGCGCGCGCAGGGTCCCGCCGGTCATCTCGTTGGCGCGCACCAAGGCGGACGCCGCGTCCTGCCATGCCTGGAGTGCGGACTGCTATGCCGCGAGAGCCACATCCCGAGACTTTGAGGCTTCGATCGCTTGCCACCAGGCCACGGCAGCGGCACCAGCAGTCGCAAGGAACACGCCGGCGTTGACGATGAGCCCCGCCAGGAGCAGAGGATCCACAGCGCTCAGTCCGCGAGAGTCTCGGGACGCGGGATCAGCCCGAGCAACCTGTAGGACGGCCGCCCGTGTGAGCCGTCCGCGCGGATCTGCACCGCCTTGATCAGACGAGCCCGGACCTGCGTGTTGATCGCATCCCGGACCTCCTCCAGTTGGTGCTCCTCGATCGCACCCTGATACTCCTTGCCCGTGTCGTTCTCGAGGATGAAGAACACGCGCCGCTGGGTTCGCATCCCGTCCATGAGCCCCTCGACGGTGAGCGGGGTCGAGTCGATCCGGCTGTCCTTGAGGACCTCGGGCACTCGTCGGGTCTGGGCCGATGTGAGCACGGCCTCCTCGGACTCCTGGCCGCGATCATCTCGGAGGCTGAATGTGAGGGACGAGTTGGTGTCGGACACTGCGCGGGCGACAGCGGAGACGGCGGCGCGGAACTGGGATCTCCGCGCGGGCAAGGCATCGAGCGAGTCGCTGTCGCTGGCATCCCTCGGGAGCACAGAGAGGAACTCCCGCACCGCGCGCTCCGCGAGATGCTCGGGCCGCTGGAACTCGAGATGGTCGGCGCTGACCTCTGGCTCGGGAAACCCGAACAGGAGCATGTGCCCGGTCTGAAGCCGAGGGATCAACGGGGTCAACTCGCGGATGTGCTTGCCGAGGACGATCGAGTCAGACTGTGGTTCCAGGAGCGCCTTCGCGGAGAGTGACGTGGCGCGTTGGATCGCGTGAGTGAGATGCGCGAGCGCGCTCACCGAGAGATCCTCGCTGACCTGGACGCGCAGGGGTGGAGCCGAGGGTGCGAACTTCTCGCGCAGGACCATGAGCCCTGTCCGGCGCAACTGGGCAAGTCGCGTGTCGCCCTCGATCTTGCCGAGGGTGCGGTCGATGTCGTCTCGGATCACCAGACCACCTCCGCTGCGCCTCTCGCGCCGGGGACTTCCCGACCGTCTCCAAGGAGTACAGCACCCATCCACGACACCACCTCATCGGCATCGTCCGGGTGGCAGAGGATGACCTCGATCCGACCACCGAATGGGTGCAGGACAGGCATATAGGTGGGTCCGAGGCTCCCGAGGATCACATCGTAGAGCGAGACGTGTTGGTAGAACCGATCCCACTCAGCCTCGGTCCATTGCTCGATCGTCGTGGGCTCGTCGGGGACGATGACGACGGAGAGGATGTCGAGAGGGCTGGCCTGGCGTGAGACGAAGGTCCCGGCGAGGAGCATTCGTCCGCTGGGGTAGAGCGACTTTGTCTGGTGAAGCAGGGCAAGAAACGCCGCCCAGGTGTGCTCTCGGAGGGCATCGTCGCGGGCGACAACGAACTCCTCGTCCAACTCCTCGATCTCGACCTCATGGACCCCTGGCTTTAGCCAGCCGGTCGCGGGATCGAGGACCTCGTCCCAGTCGATCTCGCCGTCTGGTTCCTGCGCCAGTGCATCCCCCATTAGGCGAGTATGCCAGGCCCGTGAGTCATGCGTTCGGGCGTTCGACTGTGGGAGCCCTCGACGGGCTCCCATCCCGTGCCAGATTCGTGCCACTAGGGGACCATTCGTGCCACAACTCGCCCCAATATGGCCAAACCAGAGCGGCCCGAGGTGCCCGTGATTCTGAGGGATCCCGGGCCTTCGGATGAGCCGCAGCGCCTGCTTTGCAAGCAGGATGTCAGGAGTTCGAATCTCCTAGGCTCCACAGTTTTTCTCTCCTCCCGGTGCGATGCGAATACCGCCGCCACGTGGGTGATGCTGTCACGTGCGTGAAACAGCTGGCGCGTAGCGTTGCCTGACCGCTGCACGCGTGTGCGCGGCGAAGGGAGCTCACGTGTCGGCACTGCGGTTCGGGGTTTTCGAGGTGTACGGCCCGCAGGTGGGTGGCACGCTGAGCTGGCCGCATCCGCTCAGCGACTCGATCGACTTCGCCGACCCGGAGCGCTGGGTGCGCCTGGCTCGGGTCATGGACGCTGCCGGCTTTGACTTCCTCTTCTTCGCCGACGGCTATGGCTACCCGATCGTCGGCGATGACATCAGTGCGGATGCTGTCGTGCAGGGCATCAACTTCTC
Protein-coding sequences here:
- a CDS encoding HIRAN domain-containing protein, whose translation is MAGFLSKLFGSDKAKVEPTPAPRAQPAPPAAAPGREVPVDFREDLEVSGEAYYRDGIGKIFRNLGRPEGGVTMQTAWLIPEPDNKYDPNAVRVVVMGEQVGHVPQEVSASVTRACRGVGRGNVATVLARVWARNDDGTWRGRVTLAFSGERESEKDYAADRQRSEADIAEWEAEKARKEAEKAAREAHKEARRTAGEVDGQYWPLLKPSISELKRQKRFEEARDLLEQCIYAAERESVVTGEVPDPWPSEQISVVLRRLREFPHELAFLERYVAACGDREIPESVTMRLSRSRLAVQSGRTPEE
- a CDS encoding DUF6932 family protein, encoding MGDALAQEPDGEIDWDEVLDPATGWLKPGVHEVEIEELDEEFVVARDDALREHTWAAFLALLHQTKSLYPSGRMLLAGTFVSRQASPLDILSVVIVPDEPTTIEQWTEAEWDRFYQHVSLYDVILGSLGPTYMPVLHPFGGRIEVILCHPDDADEVVSWMGAVLLGDGREVPGARGAAEVVW